From Haloglomus litoreum, the proteins below share one genomic window:
- a CDS encoding aldo/keto reductase: protein MVTKEASWAYRDAFGEAFARTYFRRYGLGVVSSVGIGTYLGDTTDEADDRYERAVREAVESGSSVVDTAVNYRAQRSERAVGRAIEAADVDREALLVATKGGFVPFDGERPEDAAAYVREAWFEPDHASPDEMVRGNCLAPRFLDRSLDLSLDNLGLDTVDLYYVHNPETQLAERDRDAVYDLLEDAFVRLEERREAGDIRNYGIATWECFRVPRGHPKYLSLPEVVRRARAASDRAGTGATGFRAIQLPFNVHMADAFTREAHEGPEGPQSALSFAHEAGLNVFASAPLKQGALAREGAIPEDVAARLSGETPAQRAINFARSAPGVTAALVGTGSPEHVEENVGAGRHEPLGADAFDATFE from the coding sequence ATGGTCACGAAGGAGGCGTCGTGGGCGTACCGCGACGCGTTCGGGGAGGCGTTCGCGCGGACCTACTTCCGGCGGTACGGCCTGGGCGTCGTCTCCTCGGTCGGCATCGGCACCTATCTCGGCGACACCACGGACGAGGCCGACGACCGCTACGAGCGCGCCGTGCGCGAGGCCGTCGAGTCCGGCAGCAGCGTCGTGGACACGGCGGTCAACTACCGCGCCCAGCGCTCGGAGCGCGCGGTCGGTCGGGCCATCGAGGCCGCCGACGTGGACCGTGAGGCGCTGCTCGTCGCGACGAAGGGCGGGTTCGTCCCGTTCGACGGCGAGCGCCCCGAGGACGCGGCCGCGTACGTCCGCGAGGCGTGGTTCGAGCCCGACCACGCGAGCCCCGATGAGATGGTCCGTGGCAACTGCCTCGCGCCACGCTTCCTCGACCGGTCGCTGGACCTGTCGCTCGACAACCTGGGCCTCGACACGGTCGACCTGTACTACGTTCACAACCCCGAGACGCAGCTGGCGGAGCGCGACCGCGACGCGGTGTACGACCTGCTGGAGGACGCGTTCGTCCGACTGGAGGAGCGCCGGGAGGCGGGCGACATCCGCAACTACGGCATCGCGACGTGGGAGTGCTTCCGGGTCCCGCGGGGCCACCCGAAGTACCTCTCCCTGCCCGAGGTCGTCCGGCGCGCCCGGGCCGCGAGCGACCGCGCGGGGACGGGCGCGACCGGGTTCCGTGCGATCCAGCTCCCGTTCAACGTCCACATGGCCGACGCGTTCACGCGCGAGGCCCACGAGGGGCCCGAAGGCCCACAGAGCGCGCTGTCGTTCGCCCACGAGGCCGGGCTGAACGTCTTCGCCAGCGCGCCGCTGAAGCAGGGCGCCCTCGCCCGCGAGGGTGCCATCCCCGAGGATGTCGCCGCGCGGCTGTCCGGCGAGACCCCCGCCCAGCGGGCCATCAACTTCGCGCGGTCCGCGCCGGGCGTGACGGCGGCGCTCGTCGGAACCGGCAGCCCCGAGCACGTCGAGGAGAACGTCGGGGCCGGCCGTCACGAGCCGCTCGGCGCCGACGCGTTCGACGCCACGTTCGAGTGA
- a CDS encoding matrixin, with the protein MRERAATVLVAALLVLSGCTLGPGGPSVDPGDADPTWAGDPDNPYRQGELVVAVVPPADGDRDFTPLVRQALDYWEANSEQYAGYPIDYRLAPDAADPDLRIEFVGSVDQCGTEEHAAGCAPVITEPGQFDPPVDVRIRTGFSDDSTVQVLKHELGHTLGLNHGDAPADVMQAESTLTTPPQRNASERALPWQSETLSVYVDMSALPASERDEARRQVDGALGYFADGAEGTVPENVSFVRTENRSAADITVRATETSECSTASGSCGYILGTDPDGDGAREWYTRLEITVTDLDTKAIGWHVGRWLGVGFGLEGEEYPEPLRESASYQERRSDWWE; encoded by the coding sequence ATGAGGGAACGGGCGGCGACGGTGCTGGTGGCGGCGCTTCTGGTCCTCTCGGGCTGCACGCTGGGACCGGGGGGGCCGAGTGTCGACCCCGGGGACGCCGACCCGACCTGGGCCGGCGATCCGGACAACCCGTACCGACAGGGGGAACTCGTCGTGGCGGTGGTCCCGCCGGCCGACGGCGACCGTGACTTCACGCCGCTCGTCCGGCAGGCGCTGGACTACTGGGAGGCCAACAGCGAGCAGTACGCGGGCTACCCCATCGACTACCGCCTGGCGCCGGACGCCGCTGACCCCGACCTCCGCATCGAGTTCGTCGGCTCCGTCGACCAGTGCGGCACCGAGGAGCACGCCGCGGGCTGTGCGCCTGTCATCACGGAGCCGGGCCAGTTCGACCCGCCCGTCGACGTGCGCATCCGGACGGGGTTCTCGGACGACTCGACCGTCCAGGTGCTGAAACACGAGCTCGGGCACACCCTCGGCCTGAACCACGGGGACGCTCCGGCCGACGTGATGCAGGCGGAGTCGACGCTGACGACGCCGCCACAGCGCAACGCCAGCGAGCGGGCGCTCCCCTGGCAGTCGGAGACGCTGTCGGTGTACGTCGACATGTCGGCGCTCCCCGCGAGCGAGCGTGACGAGGCCCGGCGGCAGGTCGACGGGGCCCTGGGCTACTTCGCCGACGGTGCTGAGGGGACGGTCCCGGAGAACGTCAGCTTCGTCCGGACGGAGAACCGCTCGGCGGCGGACATCACGGTCCGCGCGACCGAGACCTCCGAGTGCAGCACCGCCTCGGGGTCGTGCGGCTACATCCTCGGGACCGACCCGGACGGCGACGGCGCCCGCGAGTGGTACACGCGCCTGGAGATCACCGTCACCGACCTCGACACGAAAGCCATCGGCTGGCACGTCGGCCGCTGGCTCGGCGTCGGCTTCGGCCTGGAGGGCGAGGAGTACCCCGAACCGCTCCGCGAGAGCGCCTCCTATCAGGAGCGCCGGAGCGACTGGTGGGAATGA